A window of Hevea brasiliensis isolate MT/VB/25A 57/8 chromosome 14, ASM3005281v1, whole genome shotgun sequence contains these coding sequences:
- the LOC110642031 gene encoding L-type lectin-domain containing receptor kinase IX.1-like yields the protein MTREFQRRTLLSFRSKPQSQHKSNAYDRTTTTVFLNQFYTFKNTWDPPYDHVGVDVNSMKSVKNVKWWRNITGVELNEAWISYSSSTKISSVVFTGIVDDGTVEKYFDSALDLRLYLPQRVIFGFTGASSGTVTHTTYSWNFTSSLENDNIVPSLYPPHSRLLAAVCSGSGLVSVSFIIGFLWLCRDKGKEKVKEDESFTAQLTEQEFETATGAKMMSSSEMVSATNNFDEKNKLGEGGFSAVYKGFLKSKYIAVKKFKRVSIHGLKYYASEVMITGKLKLENLIKLIGWNNVAKTGERVSNCLASALHYMHRGCERCGLHRDIKSSNVLLDSNFNAKLADFGLSRLVSHDAKSLEGWTNGYGAPECHQTGKSSKMYDVYSFVVVAVEISCGRRAFVQIDDGNHVRLVKWVWDYYEQGNLLMQLTKDYAENLLRIK from the exons ATGACGAGAGAATTTCAGAGAAGGACACTGCTTTCGTTTAGATCAAAGCCGCAGTCGCAGCATAAAAGCAATGCATATGACAGGACGACAACAACTGTGTTCTTGAATC AATTCTACACATTTAAAAACACCTGGGATCCACCCTACGACCATGTTGGCGTTGATGTCAACTCTATGAAGTCTGTTAAAAATGTGAAATGGTGGAGAAATATTACGGGAGTGGAACTAAATGAAGCTTGGATATCATATAGTTCAAGCACAAAAATTTCAAGTGTTGTCTTCACTGGAATTGTCGATGACGGGACAGTGGAGAAATACTTTGATTCTGCACTGGATTTGAGATTATATTTACCCCAAAGAGTAATTTTTGGCTTCACTGGGGCCAGCAGTGGAACTGTTACCCACACCACCTATTCCTGGAATTTCACTTCAAGCTTGGAAAATGATAATATAGTTCCTTCATTGTATCCGCCGCATTCTCGGTTATTGGCTGCTGTTTGTTCGGGGTCTGGGCTAGTTTCAGTTTCATTTATAATTGGGTTTCTTTGGTTGTGTAGGGATAAGGGCAAAGAGAAAGTGAAAGAAGATGAATCCTTCACTGCACAATTGACAGAACAAGAATTTGAAACGGCAACTGGGGCAAAGATGATGTCATCTAGTGAAATGGTTAGCGCAACCAATAACTTCGATGAGAAAAATAAGCTGGGGGAGGGAGGATTTAGTGCAGTTTACAAGGGGTTTTTGAAATCTAAATATATTGCTGTTAAGAAATTCAAAAGGGTGTCCATCCATGGGTTAAAGTACTATGCATCAGAAGTTATGATCACTGGCAAGCTGAAGCTTGAAAACTTGATTAAACTGATAGGTTG GAACAACGTTGCTAAAACGGGTGAAAGGGTATCAAATTGCTTGGCCTCTGCTTTGCATTACATGCACCGAGGATGTGAACGATGTGGACTACATAGGGACATAAAATCCAGCAATGTGTTGCTAGATTCAAATTTCAATGCGAAGCTTGCAGATTTTGGTTTATCTCGGCTTGTGAGTCATGATGCCAAGTCTCTTGAAGGTTGGACTAATGGATACGGGGCTCCTGAATGTCACCAAACAGGAAAGTCGAGCAAAATGTATGATGTCTACAGTTTTGTTGTTGTTGCCGTGGAGATTTCATGTGGAAGAAGAGCATTTGTACAAATCGACGATGGAAACCATGTACGCTTAGTGAAGTGGGTGTGGGATTACTATGAACAAGGCAATCTTCTGATGCAGCTGACCAAAGATTATGCGGAAAATTTGTTGAGAATCAAATGA